The nucleotide window atgtaatttACAATGCGTATCCACTTTGCACCAGTCAATAGGATAGGATATACGTTGTAAATCCATATCTCCAATGACGTCACATCGTTTTCACTGGCTAAAATTCGCGCTTTCACGCGTTCATAAAATTTATCTAACTTCCCTGTTAAATATGGTAGCAACACAATGGCGGCTAATGATATCCATTTTGCTTTTCTCAACCACACCGATGATTTAGCTGCCGTACTTTCTCTTGTCAACTCGTAAAAACTCTCCGTGATGGAGGCCGACTTTTTGCGCAAGTTGTATTCTTCAAGCACAAAAAGGAACACGTAAAATAATTCATCAGGATACCTAAGCACTTTTGACGTGACTTGTGGCCACTTTGTACGCAGTACTTTACAAAAGTATTCCCAAGCGGGTTTAAGCGATGACTTTAACGACTCCTCAGACACGATATCGAAAAGTGACGCCTTTGCACTGGATGTGTAGAGAAACTGTGCCGTGGTTAACCTGTccatatttttatcaatttaatcTAAATGAAAGTTAGTAAATGTTTGTtaaaacaagaaatataattctataataataatttatagaTCTTAATTTTCAGCTTCTATAAAACTATATAACATCAAATTTCTAACATTTACAATTATCCAgctacaaaaattaaatacaaaagtaaaaaaataacagcgTATATATCATTGGAACGTTCGTTCCTTTTTAtcgtgtttacaaatttttcgtCAATTGACGTCTCAATTGGTCCAAGTATCCCATAATGCGTCTGGTAGTATCGTGAGGGATAAGTGGGCTTTCCAACAGACCATTAACCAAGCATTCCCTCACATGTGCAGCCTCGTAACTAAAATACAGAAGTAATTTGATGATGAAGCAGTTGAAATACTTTTACGATATAACCGTAATGTTAATTCTATTTGAATTTCTCAAAAAgtaacaagaaataaaaaatagaaaaagttgATAAGTTAATCTTGAAACATTGTCTAAATTACAACGTTAAAATTAACGTCACGAAGATTTTTTTGCTATTAGATCTTCACAAGGTTTTTTGCAAACCCATTTATGAAATTTGTCTTCTCACAGAGACTAATCAGCTATAAAAAAGCAAATTCactgaaaaaaacaagaaaatacatTATCAATATTGAAATTCTAGAATTGTGCTAAGCTTTTACGTTGGAGTGCTATttctaaaagttgtttaatttgttttttttgtctaaCCTTTTTTATGAGAATAACTTTAAAAGAACACAAGCCTCTGATTTTGCCGcgaaataagaacaaaaaaaaaagaacaacctCAAGTTCAAATCTTTGCTTATAAAACTGAAATGATCATAAAATAAGAACGCTCGATTGTTTGTGAACACAATTATAAAGCTTccattagcaaaaaaaattcttccttGACTCTtaaactttagaaaaaaaatgaggAGACATAATTTCGGGTAAAAACACCtccaaaaataagaacagctCGTCAgacttttaaaaaagagaagagTGTATAGGTTGAATCACAACTGGAATTTAACCAATTTAAAGAGAGTTATAGAAAATTTGGATAGCATGATTTCATTTTAAATCTGTTACATGTTGGATTGAAGTTGCAATATACCAAGTGTTGCAATCACTATATACAGAGCCTTCAGAGAACTTTAGCTACAAGGAACGAAAACCTCGTATAGATAATAAGGTTAAACTTCTCTTTAACCAAAAATATTTGGCGCACCTTAAACCAGTTGAATTTACAAAATTAGTTTCCATAGCGGCAACAGGATGTGGAAAATCGTGTTCCTTCGTTTCTCCGTTTACATACTCCTCAATGTATTTCTCAGACGACCAAAATGGTTTGATGATTCTCACATTTGCTTTACTGCAAAGTAACACACAGTCATTCGGCAGAGTGTGATCTAAAAAATAcagcataaaaataaagtttcgTAAAACTTTATCTTGTATGTTACATTTTACTGAGTTGAGGCCAGTAAACTTCAGATTTTTCCATTTCCATCATCTAAGAAACAGTTGAACTCTGATACAACAAGACATTGGGTGACTTCTTTAACATGACTATTTGGGGGAGGAGAGAGGCTTTTTGCGTCTCGTTTATAGTCGTACATATACAACCGCTGGCCACTAAAATTTATTTCTCCACATactttccaaatattttcaggatatttttctttctttccagGTAAGAAAAACACAAGTCAagggaagtaaaaaaaattaggaatTTAGAGAGTAATGAACATCTTAAACTCATAATGCTAATGCCTCACCTTCAATTGGTGCATAACGGGACTCAGCTGGGTGAGTGAACCGACTGCCAACTAACACAACCTTCCAACCACTACGACAACAGACTGGTCAAAGAACGGAGTTGGTTTTTGGCTGCTCCAAAAACATTGCCTATGTGAAGGGAAATCTCTCTTCTGTTGTCGTAGTGGTTGGAAGGTTGTGTTAGTTGGCAGTCGGTTCACTCACCCAGCTGAGTCCCGTTATGCACCAATTGAAGGTGAGGCATTAGCCGTTGCACATGCGTTGGACAAGTGTCGACATTTTGTTTTGGGTTGCAAGGACCTAATCATTGCAGTCGATCATAAGCCGTTGCTCGGACTCTTTACAAACAGATCCCTGGAAGACATACCTAACAACCGATTGCGGAATCTTAAAGAACGCACACTGAGGTATCGTTTCACCATGCAACATATTCCTGGCCTGAAGAATCGAGTTCCAGATGCTCTGCCGCGCCATCCATCTGGCGACCCGTCTCCGGAACAACTGGTATTACCTGACGACATTTCGTTTATAGCTGCTTCATCGGCATTGAATTCCCTTAAATCCACAACCTGGGAGGATGTTCGTCAAGCAACTACAGCCAACGTCGAAATGCGAGATCTAGTTCATACCATTGAGTCTGGCTTACCTGAACACCAGACGGAGTGGCCCCAGAAATTGCAGGTATATCATCAATATCGCGATCAATTGTCCACTGTTGATGGAGTCGCACTTTACAAGGACAGGGTCATCATACCTCCATGCCTACGGCCTAACATACTATCCAGCCTTCATGCCGCACACCATGGTGTCACATCGATGAACTTGAGGGCCGAATCTTCCATCTTCTGGCCAGGTCTATCTGCAGATATCGTAAAGTTACGTCAGGGATGTCAAAGCTGCGACCGTATTGCTCCATCGCAACCATCAGCTCCGCCGAAGCCTCTGCAATATCCTGATTATCCGTTTCAGCAAATCTGTGGCGACTTCTTTCATTATGCCGGCCACAACTATCTTGTCTGCATTGATCGATACTCCAATTGGCCGATTGTTGAGGAGGCTAGAAATGGTGCGAAAGGATTAATCGACTGCCTCCGCCGAACATTTGTAACCTATGGTATACCGGACGAATTCTCCTCAGACGGTGGACCTGAGCTGTGTGCATCCTCCACGTCCACTTTCCTGCGTAACTGGGGTGTCCACCACCGAATATCATCAGTTGCGTATCCACACAGCAATTGTCGAGCTGAAGTTGGTGTGAAAACAGTAAAACGTATGCTAACGGATAATGTTTGTTCTGATGGGAACCTTGACACAGACGCATTTCAAAAAGCCATGCTACAATATAGAAACACGCCAAATCAAACCACCAAGTTATCACCTGCAATATGTTTGTTTGGACGACCCATCAAGGATTTCGTACCCATCTTGCCAGGTAAATACCTCCCCCACCCTACGTGGGTGAGTGTCCTTGAAGATCGCGAAAAGGCACTAAGGCGTCGTCATATGGCCATCGCTGAGAGACTGTCTCTGTATTCTAAGCAGTTGAACCCACTTTGTGTGGGAGATCAGGTGCGAATCCAAAATCAGACTGGTCTCCATCCTCTTCGATGGGACAAAACCGGCTCGATTATCGAAGTTCGCCCGCATGACCAATATGTGGTTCGAATTGATGGATCAAGACAGGTGACACTACGTAACCGTAAATTCCTTCGGAAATTCACACCTGTTCGGCCaaacttaccattggactaactTATGAACGCCTGGCGATCAATCCCACCAGCCTCTAGGCCGCCAATCACCTCTAAACCTGTGGAACAACCCATCGATGACAGCCGCTCCACTCAAGACTTGCCACAGGGATCTACACCACCCCTCTCAAATCCGACCGACAACACTCCGCCTCCACAAGCATCGCATGATAGTGACACATACTTTGGTCCTGACCAGCCAGCTGCTGACAACCGTTTGGATGTACCGACCGCCTCCTCGTCACCGCCTTATCCGTCCCCGGTTCGTCGATCTACAAGAGAACGTCAGCAACCATCTCGTTTCGAGGACTATGTTATGAACTAATACATTTAATCGTCATTATATACTGCACATCTCCTAATGACTGGGGGGAGATAGAGAGTAATGAACATTGAACTgttgtatttattgtttattgtttgttttcagaTTCAACATTGCATACTAATAAATAAGCAAATGGTTTCATTCCTATCTAGAATTATGTTAGCATAACCATCGTACATCAAGAATAAAATGAAGTCAGTTTTACTTCTCTTCTGAAGAATTCTTAAGTGCACAAACTGTGATTTAGGACCATTgatttgaaaaagattttttttgtttctcttgaaGTAGAAAGAGACAACAGGGAGTCTGTTTTAGATAGAGAAAGCTGTACACAAAGGAAGATAAAGTTTTTATGGTTAACTTTTGGTGATTTAAATGCACAAACAAACGTTTATGTTCGTGAAATGCAGACTTTGCTATGTTCAAACGTTTCTGCGCATAAAATATGGTCATATACAAACAAAGAGTAGGGTAGCACTTTTTGTAACTAAATGTTTaactattttctttaaaaacaaacattattatttgagttgttttaatatttttattttttgggttCAAGAAAGGTCTgtcagtaaacaaaaaataaaaaggccAATTTTGGCTGATATTGGATAGGGTGTCTTTTTAAACCTTCCCTTCTTCGATGTccctttaaaaataaagaagtagAAAAAATTCATTAACCTTTTTGAAATGctgatttttttggttttaaatattattaaaaaaatatgtcgtTTGAAAGTAAAATTGTCACGTGTCAAAGCAAAAAGAAAGTATTTCAAAGATGTTGCAGGTTTTTCCAGATTAGTGCAAGTTGGTATAGTAATGTTGATGTcactatttatatatttttagttagTTCTTCTCCAATCTAAGCCAAGATATAATCTAAATTAACAAAAGCTGAAAACAACCAAAAAATCCCTAACGCATAACTTAAAATTTGTGAAGAGAAAATATacttaaaataagaaaagacTGATTAATGTGCAATTCAATCATAAAGTTGACTGTGTACAGTGATTAGCAAAATGACATCGCAAATTGTCTATACATTATATAAACTTGGTTTTTGTTAATCACTAAATTTAGCCTAAATATGGTACACcgaatatgtatatatgtaaatatGTGTCCACATGCATTAAAAAGGACTACATATAATCAGTACACGTAACCAACGCAAATAAACCATTTTTCTTCccccaaatatatattttttgattttgtctTTTATATTCAaagaaaacagtaaaaaatgtaatcCAGAATATCCTTACCACCACTTGCAAGTAACTGTGCTATCTTATTTCCTTCAAATGTTAAAGTTACACTTGCTGATCGATCAACTCCAGTTTTTTCAACATGGCCACAAGCATGTATTTCTTTCAACTTGTGCTCACCAAACATCATATCAGCCATAGTAAGCAGGTACAATCCTATGTCTAATAAAATACTTCCTCCCAAATTTGGATCATAGATACGTTGTCGGTCAAACAAGGGGAAACCAAATG belongs to Hydractinia symbiolongicarpus strain clone_291-10 chromosome 1, HSymV2.1, whole genome shotgun sequence and includes:
- the LOC130649929 gene encoding putative peroxisome assembly protein 12: MDRLTTAQFLYTSSAKASLFDIVSEESLKSSLKPAWEYFCKVLRTKWPQVTSKVLRYPDELFYVFLFVLEEYNLRKKSASITESFYELTRESTAAKSSVWLRKAKWISLAAIVLLPYLTGKLDKFYERVKARILASENDVTSLEIWIYNVYPILLTGAKWIRIVNYILYLFNFTSYASPLLYFTRIQLKYAKSNNPPIDDKENKSYRLVNYLTDSMASIASRMTPLLFYSLQFVDAFYQQDTSLQSSALSVTEPPSMPKVLSTDSKLPPSKQQCPLCRCLHVNPTTTSVSGFVFCYACIHKYIDKFGCCPITYRSCDVTDLIQLHP
- the LOC130630332 gene encoding uncharacterized protein K02A2.6-like; the encoded protein is MLMPHLQLVHNGTQLDWSKNGVGFWLLQKHCLCEGKSLFCCRSGWKVVLVGSRFTHPAESRYAPIEGEALAVAHALDKCRHFVLGCKDLIIAVDHKPLLGLFTNRSLEDIPNNRLRNLKERTLRYRFTMQHIPGLKNRVPDALPRHPSGDPSPEQLVLPDDISFIAASSALNSLKSTTWEDVRQATTANVEMRDLVHTIESGLPEHQTEWPQKLQVYHQYRDQLSTVDGVALYKDRVIIPPCLRPNILSSLHAAHHGVTSMNLRAESSIFWPGLSADIVKLRQGCQSCDRIAPSQPSAPPKPLQYPDYPFQQICGDFFHYAGHNYLVCIDRYSNWPIVEEARNGAKGLIDCLRRTFVTYGIPDEFSSDGGPELCASSTSTFLRNWGVHHRISSVAYPHSNCRAEVGVKTVKRMLTDNVCSDGNLDTDAFQKAMLQYRNTPNQTTKLSPAICLFGRPIKDFVPILPGKYLPHPTWVSVLEDREKALRRRHMAIAERLSLYSKQLNPLCVGDQVRIQNQTGLHPLRWDKTGSIIEVRPHDQYVVRIDGSRQVTLRNRKFLRKFTPVRPNLPLD